The nucleotide sequence AGGCTCTGGCTTCGTCTCAgtaagtggtcatgtcccatcctcccctgGTGGACGGTGCGGTGTGTCAGGGCACCGAGCCATGACTCTGTGGGGAGTAGATGGGGAAATGACTATACACCTGTtattgtagatgatgtgagttcctccttgtggttgtcgtatgcctgtgttagtatccacgcccgagggctgatggcggcgcctacaacactgtagggcaaaagtcggcgcctataacactgttcgggctctgttaggtcagaaagggcttaaagcgtccgtcccatcgtaccctgatggtaccttcctgtaggcgtgcagggcatggtcctcggtactgtggttgactcgaatgtcctatcgtaccctgtgctcgtcatcatgaaggagcagggtgcagtcgtcgggcgaggcggagccagcccttggacgtcgggcaaggcagagccagccctcagatgttgggcgaggcggagcctgccctcagccgtcgggcgaggcagagcccgccctcggccgttgggcgaggcggagctcgccctcagccattgggcgaggtagagccagcccttagacgtcgggcgagacagagccagccctcaggggtcaggcgagacggaaccaatcttccgtcgttcaggcaagaagcgtagtagtgttCTTATCTGACCAGAAGCgtcaacattcgatggttattagtttcacctcattaggtaccccagtattaggtccccgacaaacaCGTACCACGTCACCACAAAATAAGTTGTTGGCAACCTCAAAAACTTGCTCCTGTTTAGGAGTAAATTGCTCAGGCTTCCCTTGTGCGACATGAAAGATGTTCATAGCCGTCAATCACAAGACCATCTTAGCACGCCATTGTTTGTAATTTGAACCATGAAACACATTTGACTTTAAAGCAACAGTAAAATCAATAATTGAAAAGTGCATATTatcaggtttttggattgttagaaatttTGATAAATTTAGGCATTATTTAATCTAGGAAAATAGCAAAAGGTTTCTGACCACAAATATTTGCATGTGTGATTTACTCATAACTTCAACGATGATAAACGACATACTAATTAAACTAATGAAAACAACAATGAAACACTACAAGAGATATGATCTTCTACGACGTTGCATTTATGTCGTGGAAACTAaaaattatgtcatgtttcacaATTTAGGACGCACGCATGACAAAAATAAATTCGTCGCCTATGCCCTGGTAGCTAGTTCTGCAACAAAATTCATATTCTCATCATAATTTTTGCGACGTTCATGCTTGCCTCATTGATTTACGACACTCAATTATTATCGTTATCAAAGAAAATGTCACAAACCATTGACCATAGATGTCTATGTAGGTGCCACGTATGATAACAAAATGTCCTAAAATATTATTATCATATGATGTGGCAATTTAATATATTGTAGCCCACTGTATATATTGTAGCCTACAAAATCAAACTACAACCAACAAGCAAACTGAAAATGGCCACATTCATTACATTACTTGGCAAATCAGATTCGTTCATAGTACATGTCCAAATAATTGTCGCATGTCAAACTCCACCCAAAATACATGAACCTCACATGTCCAAGTCAACCAAGTAGCAAAATATGCAGCCACATATCAAGCCATTACCAAAATAAACAGCTAAATCCAAACCATTACCACATATCCAAGTTTAGGCCAAGTAGCAAAATAAATATCCAGATATCCAAACCATATTGAGGAGAAGGTAAGGAGTGACCTAGTCCTTGTTCAAGGTGAACAAACGACGTAGAAGAGCATTGCTTTCCTCTACTTGCTTCTTCAAATGTTTAATCTTTCTATCTGCTTCTCCCTTGCATCATCTGATTCCCCAACCTTCTGTTTCAACACATCCAACTCATCCTGTTGGCCATAAAGTTGATCTCGAAGTGCTGCAGCACCTTGTTTCTCTACCGCAACTTCATTCAACCTCCAACTCTTGTACATGTGCAGCAGCAGTAACACTTTCTCTTGGGGGCTGCTAGCTCAAGGCCAACATTTCGAAGAAATTTACTTGATGGAAGAACTTGAGCAACAATTTAGCAGGAGTCTTTGGTTGTTCCCTTTCTAGAGCAGGCTGAGCGGTGATGGCTTCCATTTCATACTAACATTATAAGAAAAATAGTTTACATTAGTATACAAATTTAGAATTTTTTTTAGTAATGGCAGACTTAATAGAATAACATACTACATTTGATTGCAAAACAAGTTGGAGTCAGTACGGATAATATAATACACATATATGATAGAATAATGTAGCAAAACAAGCAGGCTCGTCGTAGAAGGTCATATATCTTGTAGTGAAAGATGTTGTAGTTTTATTCCCTAAAGTTGGACCAGTACCTAGACTAATGAAAATATACTAAATGATATGGTGGGTTGTTCGATATAGTAGACCACATTCGGCGCATGACTAGGTATGGAGTGCAATACCGCGAATGGCTACTAGGAAGTAGTCGTATGTGTACTGTAACGCCTCGCTGCCAAGAAGTAGTCAAATAATGAGCAGTCGCACTGAAGATGTGTGCTCTCTAAAAACCTGATCTCTCGCTACACCTGAACAGATATCACAAACAGATGACGGTTCTTGAGGCCTGCTCTTGTAGCACCTGTGTGTGCAGGGGCTAGACGAACGGGAATActtgggagcaacaacaataggtgAGGCTGAGGATGTGTGCCCTTCTTATAGTGCCAGTGGAGAAAGGTGGGGAGACACACTTGTACACCAATGACGTTACCATGATGGAGTAATCGCAGAGACGCACTTGGACACTAGCGACATTATCGGCCGGGATGAACTAATCGCAGAGGAACAACTGCGTGTTACTATGAGTAAGGGGTAGAAACTCTCGAACGTATTACTCTCGTAGACTTCAAGTAATGGACGCGATCGACATGGCGCGGGCAACAATGCCCTTTGCTTGCAATAGGTTCTCACACATGCCACACGGTTTTAAGATTTTAATGCACCTAGCATTTAATATTGATCTTAGGATTTATTTTATTTCAATTGAATAAAAATAGGCCAATCCCAATTAAAATCTATCTAATATGCACGATTCTTATGCTCGAGTGAGTTGATGGGGCGGACTTGGAAGAGAGTGAAGGACGAAAATTTGAGAgagaaaaaatcattttttaaTATTAGGTAAAGatatagatataaaataaatagaTTGAACTATACATTATTTCATATATCATACTTAATCGGCTACCCTCATAGGCTCAGAATTGTGTCCCTCGGAACCCATCAGCTGCGAGCTTGAACTCTAAGGCcacgttcgtttcgctgaaaaaataaatcaAAACACTATtgcgactgatttgttgtgagagaaaaatattatttcagctgaaaaaagaaactgaaaagtatggattataagagaaacgaacgtAACATAAATCTAAGTTTCAATCGATGGCTACTACGTGGCACCATTTGGCCCGCACCTACTAACACGCAACACAACCTCTCTAGTAAAAGAAAAATCAGCAACCTTAATTCTCATGGACTCAATTCGTATCTCCAAATTCACCGTTGTCTGTGGTCTCATCTCTCACTCTCCAAGCAGCACGTGCCTAGTTCATCGTCAAGTCCGAGCAAAAGTCATCATACACCCATCGACGCACACTGTGCCGTGCGTGCGTGCGCTCCCTCCTTGGATAGTTGACGCGTGTAAAGCAAATACATCAGACGGCACCCTCGCTCTGTTCGTGAGCCTGGAACCGAGGAGCCGCTGCCCACGCACAAGCCTGGAGCCGGACCTCCCGTACCGCATGATCGTATCAGGTGCCACGCGGCAGCCATCAACGTGGGTAGCTCACGGACAGGGTTATGGACCCACGGTCCATACAATTTTTTTTCTGATTTAGCCCTGCTCGGcagcttttcttttcttcttttttgagCAATTTTATTTGAGGGGGATCTTTTTTGAGCAAATGCTCGGCAGCTGGTGCGCTCACCTCTCAGCTGGCCCAGGAGTGCTATACTGCtacgtagggatgaaaacggtacggatattttccgaccgtattcgaaattgaatctgtttagaggggttgagattgtccgtatccgagtctggatatccagcatccgataccgtatccgtgtccaaatactcaaatcgcatatttatgatgtcgatatccaatcgtatcatatccgacatagttgacactatccgtattcgaatccgaatctgaacataaatatgaaaacaaatgtaatatcggtgatatccgtccgtatccgatccgttttcatatGTACCGCCCATAGCCCGCCAGGATACCCGACATCAGGTTCCCAATGCTGTGGACCGGGCTCTTGCGCATGGGCTCGATGTTGACGCACCCAGGCCCGATAGTTCTTCCATCGCCGGCCCTCCGTCACGGCCCACCCCATCAgcgacacgacaaggcaatgtcgATGAAGCCTGGTCCCACGCGCCAGAATCCATAGGATTAGATTATATGTTACCAATAATTAAAGTCACAGAGTATTCAAATAACGCATTGTTCAGCTGAACTCTAAGATATGCATGAACCTAACTAATAAGTAATAAAGAGAACTTACAAAATACTAAATTGCTGTTTTAATCTTGCTTTCTAGAATCTTGACTTCTGATTGAAAACTCTAGACCAATATTTGCTTTCTAGAATCTAGACTTCTAATCTAATTGAAAACTTCAGCTGCATAAACAACTGAAAAGAAAATTGAACAACTAAGACCTGGAGTATGGAGAGTGAGAATGGAGACATGAGCCTGGAGTCCTAGTCTTGCCGGCTACTGGCTGGCCTAGCCGCCGCCACGGCGCCTCCCCCGCCCACGCGGGCCTAGTCACTGGTGGCTGCGGTGCGGGCGCGTGGGCACGGCGAGCGCGCCCCCTGGCCACTACGGCTGCGTTCAGCTGGTATGGAGGAAGTACTGTTTTCCGGCTGAATTTTACTGTTCACGGATGATTCatctcacaaattcctctagattcctccaaattcctccaagcgaacggggcctacgcTGCTGCCTTACTCGCCTGCTCGTCAGCCCACTGCGCTCCCCGCCGCCTCTGGTCGCCGCCACTGTGCTCGTCGGCCGCAGCGGCACCGCCGCCGCCTAGGGTTAGccccacgcgcgcgcgcgcccgtGTTCCGTGACTGAGCGTGAGAGGGTAGGATGTACGAACaatggtgaggggtcgaggactCGGGGGGCATGGGGTGTCGGGGTGATAGGCCTGGAAGAGCTGAAATAGATGAGTGGGCCAAGTGGGCCGGCTTGGGAAGGTGAGGAAGTTTGAAGCAAGGCCGAAAGTCCAGTTTTTTATGTTTTAGGCCGAAATAGGCGAAAATACTACAGATTATACCATTATACATTTTTATATATAAGTTTGTACACATATCTACATAAAACTGTACCAAAATAGTTGGGTATTCCCAGGAATTAAATCCGCCCATGCCAGCCACGCTCGTCCGCATCAGCCACGACCGGCTCCGCCCATCCCCATGCATCGCCTTGCCTTCAGCCATCGAGACGTTGATTCTTGTCCTTTTTTTCATTTTAGTCTTCgaataatttttttataattacATATGAATCTAGCTAGATGCATAGTGGAACTCTTCCAAACAGATTCCTTCGAGCCAGATCCAAAACTAGATTCATGGTAGTGCTCCTCCACGATAGAGCTGGTGCTCTAAAGTTGCTTTTGTGGAGCTAGAACTTTTCCATACATACCCTTACACAGGACCTCAAAGCCCTCAAAGCATGCTTGGGCCAGTCTTATCCTCGAGCACGCATGTTCGGCTAGCTTTGCGAGGGCCCTAGACTCTACTTCCACGCGCATCATGGGAGCTGAACGCTACTACAGGAAGGTTGAGAGCGAGAGACAGAAGAAAACCATTGTCACTCTTCATATGAGGTGATTAAGATATAATGTTAGTGTACGTAGTAGTAGTATATTGCAACAGAATGTATACCTTATTGAGCAATCAACTAGAGGACATGCAACATGGAGATTTTATAACAACTGTGTCATTTTGTTCTATTACGTCGTGAAATCAGACTCCATATCATGACTATGCACATTGTTCTCAGTGAACTCGTAGGAGCACCAGACGTGAGTCCGAGTCATGAACAAAATGGAGAGGCACGTGACGGAATTCTGCATTGTAAAATATGATAgttggaaaaaaaaaatactcTATTGACTTCAATATTGGACTAGCAAACATGCTTAGTGTGTTTGCAACAGAACCCAATTCATCTTGGAACTTGACTTCGTATTCTTACTATACACATGAGTTATTTTAACTCAAATAAGCATGGATTACATACGGGACATTGAAGACACAATAGCATTTTGTATGCACTATGTCTAGAAGCCTGAGCTCCAAAAGGCTCTACTCTACTAgtaatgtatctagacatagtgtaccACATTAACGTCATCATACGGGACATAGAAGATGCTCTACTCTACCAGCAATGTATCCAGaaaaccaaaatgtcttataatttggataaGGAGTATATATTATCGGCCTGTTCGTttgatcgtaaacgatcgtaaatttccagccaaaaCAATatatttctctcacaccaaaccagccagcagtaataatccacgatcctatacgatcgtttcagccccaacCGAACAGGATGTATGTGTCCACTAATCGTTTTAGTAGAGTAGAGCGGGGTGTGTAGACAAAACCGTGTCCTACCCGGTCTCTCACCCTTGCTTGCATTGACTTGAGACTTTGTTGGTCAATAAAATAGGCCGTGTCCGGTTTCCCCGCCGCATTGACTTGAGACTTCATCAACAAGCTATGGAGAGAAGCTGAGAAGGAATAAATGGAAGTTGCTTCCCACCTCACTTCAAGCTATATGTGACCACCACCAAGGCACCAAGCTAAGCACGCAGCAGCATCCCAGGCTAGAGAACAGCATAGCACCAAATGGCTGGTTTCATTTACGCTAAGCAGCAGACGTCCACTCCCACTGAAGCAACGGCAGGTAACTAGAAAAAACCACTTCGATCTGTAAACTTTGTGTTTCATTCTGCACGCAGGGTGTTTAATTTGCAAAAGAACTACAAGATCGATAGAGCAACAATATATATGGTTCCAAGAAATTATCATTTTTTTTTCTGCTCGTTAGCTAGTAGCTATTATTATCTGCAGATCGAGAGAGGTCGTCTCTAGATCAACTCATATAAGTGGCGTGTAATTAAACTCAGGTTTTCGCCCGACCATGGCTGGAGGAGGAAATGGCATCCCACCAGCTACGCAAGATGCTCATCACTTCGCTATTCCGGAACGAGAAGTCCGCGGCTGGAGCTTCGCCCAGCAAAATCCACATCCATCTGTGCGGCATGTGCACGCTGGTACCAGCTGCGCTAGGGGTCTCCCTGCACAGGCTCGACATAAAAACGAGGAAAAGCCGGTGCATTTCATCCCTGGCATCTCCAACTCCAGGCCTAGCCATCAAGTGCCGGAGGAGCAGTTGAGCTCCAAGCCTACGTGTTCGCGGCCAAGGCCTGTCCCTTCTCCAGTGGGATTCATCAGGGAGGCGTTGCAGCACCAAAAGGCTGAGCTGAAGGGAAAAACACGCCAGGTTGCTTCGCTTATCCGGGGAAACTAGACAAAGAGAAAGGGTGTGTGGATGAACAATCTAGAGCAGCGCTATAGTTGTCTGGACTGGACATCATCATAGGGAGATGGTTGATGCATATGACACAATATCGACTATATTAGTATATATGCTGCACGCGTGAGTCTTTAATTTAATTTGTTGAATGAATGTAAAATGAGCTAGCCTGTATCACTGTATGTAGGCGCACTGCATGCGTCTGCATACATGCGTGCACCTTGTCTGTCTTTGTGTCGAGCCTGCCGAACCGGTCAACTAACTAGTATAGCATAATATTCTCCTGTGTGGTAGCATATGCCGAATTCACAAGATAGTACTCCGTAGTAATTAAACCGCAGGGCAGGCCCCAACTGGTTCAAATTTTATTCAGTTTTGTATAAAATCTGATTCAATTCACAGGAATCACATGCAGCATATTCATCACAAAGTTCATCGATCCCATTCACATTTTTTCTATAGATAAGATCGATCCCATTCACATAAGGCAACCATACCTTAACATCAACCATAAAAGTTCAACGCACGGAGGCGAAATGGTGTGGGTTCTTGTTGTTAAGTTCATAACTTCATACATCATACTTGATATCATTCTTCCCCAAATCGGTTCCACGGCAGCCGGAAAACAGTCCTTCCGTGGCTCTATCGCTGCCAGGCACATCGGCTTGCTCCCTTGGCTCTCGATCCGGCTTGGCTCATCTGATACGTAGACCAGAAAGCACATTATCATCGCCAATGACGTAGGAAAAGCCTGCGACGCCAACGTCGTGACTACGTGAGCGCCGTCAACGACGCCCAAGTGGTTGGATCGACGCTTGTCATCGTCCGCCCCCGGCAGTCTGATCTACGGCGCACGTACCTGACGCCTGACGCCTCTACGACAGCAGCCGGCCACCAGGGTGCCCCCGGCGCTGCAACTAACTGCAAGGAGGACGATCCAACTAGCTGAGTCTTGCCGCTGATGACGCTGTGGCCATAGATGATATTACAGACGCGCCAATCATTCTTCGTACACCAGTAATGCAAGGTAGAGTCAACGTCAACATTGTCCGTGACTACATCAGCTGTGCACTTGCCGGAAGCCATGGCACAACAAGGAGTTGAGGTATGCAATGCCAATCCTTTTCtatggcaaagaatttttaaaaaatgtaATGGATTCATGGCTATGTAAATATATCCaaccagtggcggatccaggggCTGCTCGTGCTGCAGCCCCCCTCGAGAGCCTTGAATCACATGTAAAATACTGTTCATTAGCCTCTAAATCATAATTATTTTCTTAACTCTAGCCCTAATCTTCATTatttagcccccccccccccccccccccccccccgaggagCTTATCCTGGATCCGCCCTGTAAGCTGCTATTTTACACCGGTTTTTGATACAAAATCAGACTTTCAAACATAAAAGCTAGATTTACCTATCTAAAGAAATATGCGAAAGAAAGAGAAAACCTCTACCTCACCAAGGGGCAGGCGCGATGCAGTGCGTTTCCAGGTGTGGTCGCCATCTCTGTGAGACCGTCTCCGACAGGTGACCTATGGTCCTGTTCGGCTTATCAGAAACtggcttatttttttagccggaacaatattttcctctcataatAATTTAGCCAGaataatgtttttcagccagttccaGCTAAAATTCAGCAAGTCGAACGGAGCCTATATGGGCACCCAAACCCAAAAAGGATAATAGGAGACTCAAAATTAGACTCCAACTGAGTACCTGTACGGAAGATCTATTTTGAGTTGCGTGagcaacccaaatatgagtatcatcTCTCCCGGAAACCCACTTCCAGAAAGAATTCTTTTTTGGGTCTGATTGTCGGAGAAGATGTCGAATGTGTTTTTAACCCTTCGACTGTAGCACTACACAAACGTTGAATAGCTCAAGTATTTTGGTTGGTGCTGGAGATAGTCTGAACGACTGAAGAAGCGAGCGCCGCCTACTGTgactttcagcctgttcggttggctggttcatatcgttgctggttcgtgaaaaagtattgctggctggtttatgtaagagaaaaatattgttccaattgaaaatttatgatcatttacaactaaccacagccaaacgaacaggatgTTTGATGTTGCGAGAGCTCTTGTTTGGCTTCTCACGGCGACCTCCTGTGCAGTCGTGCTAAGGTAGAGTCCAAGTAGCCAAGGTAAGCACTCAAGTCGTCACTGATTAACAGATACATTTGCGTGTCAGCTGTGCCAGATGAGAGgcattaaaaaaaatacatttgCTAGCTCCAGCAAATCACGGCAGCCTTACGCCATGGCAACCGAGACCGAGTCCTTCGTTACCGCCCCGTCAACgccagaggcggcggcggcggtggctcccaTGCCGCCTACCGTGAAATCACCAGCCCAGCCGGCGGATAGATTGGAAATCGTGGTTGAGCGAAGGCTCCGCCAGcatggagagggcgagagcagcAGGATGACCATCTTCCGTGTCCCCGCCCATGTCCGGGACGCCAGCAAGGAGCTGTACGAGCCACGGCTGGTGTCGGTCGGCCCCTACTACCGCGGCCGGGAGGCGCTGCGCGCGATGGAGCAGCACAAGTGGAGGTACATGCGCGAGCTGATGGGGCGGCCGCCGCAGCCGGCAGCCTCGCTGGGCGATTACGTCAGAGcagtccgcgacttcgagcagaAGGCGCGGCGCTGCTACAGTGAGAGAACCAGCATcttcgacgccgccgccgcccagagCGAACCGTCGAACGGCGGGGAGATCGAAGAAGCGCAGTCCCCCGGCGGACCCGGCGGCCAGGACGGCTTCGCAGAGATGCTCATGCTTGACGGCTGCTTCATCCTCGAGTTCTTCGCCAAGTGGTTAAACCGTGAGCCGGACAAGCTCTGCGACGTTGCCTGGGGACTTCCTCTGCTGCACTCCGACATGCTGCTGTTGGAGAACCAGATCCCCTTCTTCGTCCTCGAGGCGCTCTTCCACGTGGTGTCTCCTACGGCAACGAAGTTGGATCTCCTCAGGCTGATCCTTCACCGTCTGAAGTTCTCCTCCTACGAGCTGTCGACGGCCGAGGAGCTGGTCCAATCCGACATCCAGCACCTGCTGCATCTCTTCTACGAGGCCATCATGCCCAGGGACGATGAGACGGCGTCGGTCCAGGATTCGACTCCACCGTCGCTGCAGTACTTCGTCCAGCTGCGTCAGATGGGCGTCAGGTTGAAGAAGGCCGTGTCCACAAGGTTCGTTTTCATCCGCGACATGCCGCGAGTGCCGCACTGGATGAATACGACCCTGCCGGCCACCCTTCTCCGCAAGGTGGGCGCCTGGTTCAGCAAGCTCTTGGCTATGATCCGACGCACGCCGCCGGCGTCGGCGCCGACTCTGGTGGTACCGTCCGTCACCCAGCTCCGCGAGGCCGGCGTCCGGTTCGAGAAGAAGGAGTCTCCTCGCCACATGTTCGACATCGCGTTCGACAGGGACAGCGGCGTCCTGGAGATGCCGCGAATGGAGGTGGACTACGCGAACGTGGCGCTGCTCGTGAACTTGGTCGCGTTCGAGCAGACCAGGGGCCTGCCAGGCGACGGCGACGCCAGCAGGCGGCTGTCGAGCTACGCGGCGCTGGTGGGCGCCCTGGTGAGGACAGGCAAGGACGTGGAGCACCTGCAGAAGCGCGGCATCGTCGAAAACCTcctcgacggcgacgacgacgcggcCACAAAATTCTTCCAGCACCTGGGCGACTGCAGCACCTTGAACTACAAGAGCCATATGTTCGCTGGCATGTTCGAGGACCTGAGGCAGTTCTACCACTCGAGCTGGCGGAGGCACAAGGCCAAGTTCCTGCGTGACCACTGCGGCAGCCCGTGGGCGGTGATTGCGCTCGTCGTCGCCATTTCTGCGTTTTGCTTCGTGCTCTTCAAGTTGTCAACCACCATCTTCAGCCTTGCTCATCCTTGTCACTGCTAGTGCTGGACGTCACATATTATATTACGAAGAAAAGCGTTGATGCCGAGCTTATAGAAAAGCGGGACTTCTCACCAGTGAACGGAGTTTTTAATAATAAATCTGGATCAATAAGGCCGATTCTTGGAGAAAACATTTCGGATCCAGATTTTTTAGAAACGTTTTAGATG is from Miscanthus floridulus cultivar M001 chromosome 7, ASM1932011v1, whole genome shotgun sequence and encodes:
- the LOC136463089 gene encoding UPF0481 protein At3g47200-like, with the translated sequence MATETESFVTAPSTPEAAAAVAPMPPTVKSPAQPADRLEIVVERRLRQHGEGESSRMTIFRVPAHVRDASKELYEPRLVSVGPYYRGREALRAMEQHKWRYMRELMGRPPQPAASLGDYVRAVRDFEQKARRCYSERTSIFDAAAAQSEPSNGGEIEEAQSPGGPGGQDGFAEMLMLDGCFILEFFAKWLNREPDKLCDVAWGLPLLHSDMLLLENQIPFFVLEALFHVVSPTATKLDLLRLILHRLKFSSYELSTAEELVQSDIQHLLHLFYEAIMPRDDETASVQDSTPPSLQYFVQLRQMGVRLKKAVSTRFVFIRDMPRVPHWMNTTLPATLLRKVGAWFSKLLAMIRRTPPASAPTLVVPSVTQLREAGVRFEKKESPRHMFDIAFDRDSGVLEMPRMEVDYANVALLVNLVAFEQTRGLPGDGDASRRLSSYAALVGALVRTGKDVEHLQKRGIVENLLDGDDDAATKFFQHLGDCSTLNYKSHMFAGMFEDLRQFYHSSWRRHKAKFLRDHCGSPWAVIALVVAISAFCFVLFKLSTTIFSLAHPCHC